The Kitasatospora setae KM-6054 genome contains a region encoding:
- a CDS encoding FAD/NAD(P)-binding protein, translating to MAVLVVIGAGPRGTGLLERIAANAPELLGPGVELDVHLIDPHPPGGGRIWRNAQSPLLRMNSMAEDVTMFTDERTTMDGPVRPGPSLAEWAADPAAHPPYLPVEDPAVAGELRDLASTDFPTRRAQSGYLDWVLRRAIAELPENVRLFLHQDTVRELTGEPDGPQLVHLADSGTVLSADRVVLALGHLDSAPGPDTAEPRDFAERHGRTYQPPAFTADADLSGLAPGEHVVVRGLGLAFVDLVALLTEGRGGRFTPLPGGGLRYHPSGREPVLYAGSRRGVPYHAKTGYRLQGPPPPLPRYFGLDLELPDGHIEFKRDLWPAMAKEIGFAYYHELFHGHPERTALPWDAFLADYDRHPWHSPERAELVATAVPDPEDRLDLERLDRPLADLRVGSPAELQQHLRSHLRADLARRSDLRHSADLGAFYALLSLYGHLIHLLPAHPLTARSTAAELDGWWTGFFSFYASGPPGFRLEQLLALSDAGLLHFLGPDLRVDLDEERGTFRASSPALPGHHVHGTALVDAFLPRHDLSRTNDPLLRQLRRDGRIDEELLTDPDGHTYRSGLIRTDPDARILDPALDGHPHPGRTALGAPTTTRAPAAFARPRTDAPSFRQNDAVARRLLTELQKED from the coding sequence GTGGCCGTGCTGGTCGTGATCGGAGCCGGGCCGCGGGGCACCGGCCTGCTGGAGCGGATCGCCGCGAACGCCCCCGAACTGCTGGGCCCCGGCGTCGAGTTGGACGTCCACCTGATCGACCCGCACCCGCCCGGCGGGGGCCGGATCTGGCGGAACGCGCAGTCGCCGCTGCTGCGGATGAACTCGATGGCGGAGGACGTCACGATGTTCACCGACGAGCGCACCACCATGGACGGCCCGGTCCGCCCCGGCCCCTCGCTCGCCGAGTGGGCCGCCGACCCGGCCGCCCACCCCCCGTACCTGCCGGTCGAGGACCCGGCGGTGGCCGGCGAGCTGCGCGACCTGGCGTCCACCGACTTCCCGACCCGGCGCGCCCAGAGCGGCTACCTGGACTGGGTGCTGCGCCGGGCCATCGCCGAACTCCCGGAGAACGTACGGCTGTTCCTCCACCAGGACACCGTCCGGGAGCTCACCGGCGAGCCGGACGGGCCGCAGCTCGTCCACCTCGCCGACAGCGGCACCGTGCTGTCGGCCGACCGGGTGGTGCTCGCGCTCGGCCACCTGGACTCCGCGCCCGGCCCCGACACCGCCGAACCGCGCGACTTCGCCGAACGGCACGGCCGCACCTACCAGCCGCCCGCGTTCACCGCCGACGCCGACCTGTCCGGCCTGGCCCCCGGCGAGCACGTGGTGGTCCGCGGCCTCGGCCTGGCCTTCGTCGACCTGGTCGCGCTGCTCACCGAGGGCCGCGGCGGCCGGTTCACCCCGCTGCCCGGCGGCGGCCTGCGCTACCACCCCTCCGGCCGCGAACCCGTGCTGTACGCGGGCTCCCGGCGCGGCGTCCCGTACCACGCGAAGACCGGCTACCGGCTGCAGGGCCCGCCCCCGCCGCTGCCCCGCTACTTCGGCCTCGACCTCGAACTCCCGGACGGGCACATCGAGTTCAAGCGCGACCTGTGGCCCGCGATGGCCAAGGAGATCGGCTTCGCCTACTACCACGAGCTGTTCCACGGCCACCCCGAGCGCACCGCCCTGCCCTGGGACGCGTTCCTGGCCGACTACGACCGGCACCCCTGGCACAGCCCCGAGCGCGCCGAACTGGTCGCCACCGCCGTCCCCGACCCGGAGGACCGGCTCGACCTGGAACGCCTCGACCGCCCGCTCGCCGACCTGCGGGTCGGCAGCCCGGCCGAGCTCCAGCAGCACCTGCGCTCCCACCTGCGCGCCGACCTGGCCCGCCGCTCCGACCTGCGGCACAGCGCCGACCTCGGCGCCTTCTACGCGCTGCTCTCGCTCTACGGCCACCTCATCCACCTGCTGCCCGCCCACCCGCTGACCGCCCGCTCGACCGCCGCCGAACTGGACGGCTGGTGGACCGGCTTCTTCTCCTTCTACGCCTCCGGCCCGCCCGGCTTCCGGCTCGAACAGCTGCTGGCCCTCTCCGACGCCGGCCTGCTGCACTTCCTCGGCCCCGACCTGCGGGTCGACCTCGACGAGGAGCGCGGCACCTTCCGCGCCTCCTCCCCCGCCCTGCCCGGCCACCACGTCCACGGCACCGCCCTGGTCGACGCCTTCCTCCCCCGGCACGACCTCAGCCGCACCAACGACCCGCTGCTGCGCCAACTGCGCCGCGACGGACGGATCGACGAGGAACTGCTGACCGACCCGGACGGCCACACCTACCGCTCCGGCCTGATCCGCACCGACCCGGACGCCCGGATCCTCGACCCCGCGCTGGACGGCCACCCGCACCCCGGCCGGACCGCCCTCGGCGCCCCGACCACCACCCGCGCCCCGGCCGCCTTCGCCCGCCCGCGCACCGACGCCCCGTCCTTCCGGCAGAACGACGCCGTCGCCCGCCGGCTGCTCACCGAGCTGCAGAAGGAGGACTGA
- a CDS encoding amino acid ABC transporter permease: MASPAVPSTGLPPTSKPAAAPASTAAAAAPAAGPSAELAALPVVPRRRPWRYVSGGLALLAAGLVLRSVASNPAFEWSVVGSYLSAPSVLRGLLLTLWLTAAVVALGFALGTLLAVARLSDNPVLQSLSWGFVWLFRATPLLVQLLLWYNIGALYPTLSLSLPFGGELFSVKTVNLLGPVLTTLIGLTLHEAAFAAEVVRSGVLSVDQGQLEAASSLGLGRARVLRRIVLPQAMRAILPPAGNMLIGTLKGTAVISVLAVHDLLFSVQVIYNQTYQVIPLLLVATLWYVAVTSVLSVGQYYLERYFARGATRELPPTPWQRARTGLLRLRARTVAGR, encoded by the coding sequence ATGGCCTCGCCCGCCGTCCCGTCCACCGGCCTCCCGCCCACGTCCAAACCCGCCGCCGCGCCCGCTTCCACCGCCGCGGCCGCCGCGCCCGCCGCCGGTCCGTCCGCCGAGCTGGCCGCGCTGCCGGTGGTGCCCCGGCGCCGTCCCTGGCGGTACGTCAGCGGCGGTCTGGCGCTGCTCGCCGCCGGGCTGGTGCTGCGCTCGGTGGCGAGCAACCCGGCCTTCGAGTGGTCGGTGGTCGGCAGCTACCTGAGCGCCCCCTCGGTGCTCCGCGGGCTGCTGCTGACGCTCTGGCTGACCGCCGCGGTGGTCGCCCTCGGCTTCGCCCTGGGCACCCTGCTGGCGGTGGCCAGGCTCTCCGACAACCCGGTTCTACAGAGCCTGAGTTGGGGCTTCGTCTGGCTGTTCCGGGCCACCCCGCTGCTGGTCCAGCTGCTGCTCTGGTACAACATCGGGGCGCTGTACCCGACGCTCTCGCTGAGCCTGCCGTTCGGCGGCGAGCTGTTCTCGGTGAAGACGGTCAACCTGCTCGGCCCGGTGCTGACCACGCTGATCGGCCTGACCCTGCACGAGGCGGCGTTCGCCGCCGAGGTGGTGCGCTCCGGCGTGCTGTCGGTCGACCAGGGCCAGCTGGAGGCGGCCTCCTCGCTCGGCCTGGGCCGGGCCAGGGTGCTGCGCCGGATCGTGCTGCCGCAGGCGATGCGGGCGATCCTGCCGCCGGCCGGGAACATGCTGATCGGCACCCTGAAGGGCACCGCGGTGATCAGCGTGCTCGCCGTCCACGACCTGCTGTTCTCGGTCCAGGTGATCTACAACCAGACGTACCAGGTGATCCCGCTGCTGCTGGTGGCCACCCTCTGGTACGTCGCGGTGACCAGCGTGCTGTCGGTCGGCCAGTACTACCTGGAGCGGTACTTCGCCCGCGGCGCCACCCGCGAGCTGCCGCCGACCCCGTGGCAGCGGGCCCGGACCGGGCTGCTCCGGCTGCGGGCGCGCACCGTGGCGGGGCGGTGA
- a CDS encoding LLM class flavin-dependent oxidoreductase, whose protein sequence is MPVEFLGIAATGDGSETTARTTHAFDRDYTLRLARAHEDHGWDRVLFAYGAGAPEPAAAAAFLAAKLDRLQILLAHRPNVSYPTFAAKTFATLDRISDGRLTVHFITGGNDHEQQREGDFLPKDRRYARTREYIGIVKKAWTSREPFDHEGEFYRFNDFVSDVFPVQQPRPNVSFGGSSPAAFAAGGAEADIYALWGEPLVRTAEQIELVKAAAEAAGRTDTPRIQVAFRPIIAPTEELAWEKAHRTVAAIKARRGSGDLVRHRSVSAEGPENAGSQRLVEIAEAGERYDRALWTPTAAATGGAGNSNALVGTPETVAQALLDYYDLGVDILSARGYDHVGDAIDFGRYVIPIVREEVAKRDAAKAAKAAEAAADTAKAAAA, encoded by the coding sequence ATGCCCGTCGAGTTCCTCGGAATCGCCGCCACCGGCGACGGTTCGGAGACCACCGCCCGCACCACCCACGCCTTCGACCGCGACTACACGCTGCGGCTGGCCCGCGCCCACGAGGACCACGGCTGGGACCGGGTGCTGTTCGCCTACGGCGCCGGCGCGCCCGAGCCGGCCGCCGCCGCCGCGTTCCTCGCGGCCAAGCTCGACCGGCTGCAGATCCTGCTCGCGCACCGCCCCAACGTCTCGTACCCGACCTTCGCCGCCAAGACCTTCGCCACCCTGGACCGGATCAGCGACGGCCGGCTCACCGTGCACTTCATCACCGGCGGCAACGACCACGAGCAGCAGCGCGAGGGCGACTTCCTGCCCAAGGACCGCCGCTACGCCCGCACCCGCGAGTACATCGGGATCGTCAAGAAGGCCTGGACCAGCCGCGAACCCTTCGACCACGAGGGCGAGTTCTACCGCTTCAACGACTTCGTCTCGGACGTCTTCCCGGTCCAGCAGCCCCGGCCGAACGTCTCCTTCGGCGGCTCCTCGCCCGCCGCGTTCGCGGCCGGCGGCGCCGAGGCCGACATCTACGCGCTGTGGGGCGAGCCGCTGGTCCGCACCGCCGAGCAGATCGAGCTGGTGAAGGCCGCCGCCGAGGCCGCCGGGCGCACCGACACCCCGCGGATCCAGGTCGCCTTCCGGCCGATCATCGCGCCCACCGAGGAGCTCGCCTGGGAGAAGGCGCACCGCACGGTCGCCGCGATCAAGGCCCGCCGGGGCTCCGGCGACCTGGTGCGCCACCGGTCGGTCAGCGCCGAGGGGCCGGAGAACGCCGGCTCGCAGCGGCTGGTGGAGATCGCCGAGGCCGGCGAGCGCTACGACCGCGCGCTGTGGACCCCGACCGCCGCCGCGACCGGCGGCGCCGGCAACTCCAACGCCCTGGTCGGCACGCCCGAGACGGTCGCCCAGGCGCTGCTCGACTACTACGACCTCGGCGTGGACATCCTCTCCGCCCGCGGCTACGACCACGTCGGCGACGCGATCGACTTCGGCCGGTACGTCATCCCGATCGTCCGCGAGGAGGTCGCCAAGCGCGACGCCGCCAAGGCCGCGAAGGCCGCCGAGGCCGCGGCCGACACCGCCAAGGCCGCCGCGGCATGA
- a CDS encoding GNAT family N-acetyltransferase: MSTLTVERAVLGDPLTQPLIRELTHEYVTRYGDGGQQEMARYGAEEFTPPDGLLLLLLRDGEPVAGGAYRRHESDRTAEVKRMWTAAGHRRQGLGRRVLAELEDAARQAGYRRIHLTTGPLQPEAKGLYLAAGYTPLFDVGAPPQDRPLPFEKDLHHPDPTGPGPTRPQDLAAAAAGKAPTR, encoded by the coding sequence ATGAGCACGCTGACCGTCGAGCGGGCCGTCCTCGGCGACCCGCTCACCCAGCCGCTGATCCGCGAGCTCACCCACGAGTACGTCACCCGCTACGGGGACGGCGGACAGCAGGAGATGGCCCGCTACGGCGCCGAGGAGTTCACCCCGCCGGACGGGCTGCTGCTCCTGCTGCTGCGCGACGGCGAACCGGTGGCCGGCGGCGCCTACCGCCGCCACGAGAGCGACCGCACCGCCGAGGTGAAGCGGATGTGGACCGCCGCCGGGCACCGCCGCCAGGGCCTGGGCCGCCGCGTCCTGGCCGAGCTGGAGGACGCCGCCCGGCAGGCCGGCTACCGCCGGATCCACCTCACCACCGGGCCGCTCCAGCCGGAGGCCAAGGGCCTCTACCTGGCGGCCGGCTACACCCCGCTGTTCGACGTCGGCGCGCCGCCGCAGGACCGGCCGCTGCCGTTCGAGAAGGACCTGCACCACCCCGACCCGACAGGGCCCGGCCCGACCCGCCCGCAAGACCTGGCCGCCGCGGCGGCCGGAAAGGCACCGACCCGATGA
- a CDS encoding ABC transporter substrate-binding protein codes for MKRHLPALALASVAALALAGCGSDPAAAPKAAPVGIQPSQDVLSGVHKSDAAAALLPDDVKAAGTIKLGGAVGTPPGAYYPEGKKELAGLDVDLVNGVAAVLGVKVQREDAAFETILPALGSGKYDVGTGNFGVTTARLKTVDFVTYIDDGQGFAVRSDNTALNNVTDLTQLCGLTVGTGAGTTFEATLNAKKDDCAKAGKKPYDVKVFTENGAVLTGLQQGRLDVVMSTINGLRYQANQPTAKIRFLGEFHRLDVGFAFKKGSTLTPAFQAAVNQLIKDGTYQKILAKWGTADSAITESQINPPEHP; via the coding sequence ATGAAGCGCCACCTCCCCGCCCTCGCCCTGGCCTCGGTCGCCGCCCTGGCGCTGGCGGGCTGCGGCTCCGACCCGGCGGCCGCCCCGAAGGCCGCGCCGGTCGGCATCCAGCCGAGCCAGGACGTCCTGTCGGGCGTCCACAAGAGCGACGCGGCCGCCGCGCTGCTGCCCGACGACGTCAAGGCCGCCGGCACGATCAAGCTCGGCGGCGCGGTCGGCACCCCGCCCGGGGCGTACTACCCGGAGGGCAAGAAGGAGCTCGCCGGGCTGGACGTCGACCTGGTCAACGGCGTCGCCGCGGTGCTCGGGGTGAAGGTGCAGCGCGAGGACGCCGCGTTCGAGACCATCCTGCCCGCGCTCGGCAGCGGCAAGTACGACGTCGGCACCGGCAACTTCGGCGTCACCACGGCCCGGCTGAAGACCGTCGACTTCGTCACCTACATCGACGACGGCCAGGGCTTCGCGGTGCGCTCGGACAACACCGCGCTGAACAACGTCACCGACCTGACCCAGCTGTGCGGCCTGACCGTCGGGACCGGCGCGGGCACCACCTTCGAGGCGACCCTGAACGCGAAGAAGGACGACTGCGCGAAGGCCGGCAAGAAGCCGTACGACGTGAAGGTGTTCACCGAGAACGGCGCCGTGCTCACCGGCCTCCAGCAGGGCCGGCTGGACGTGGTGATGTCGACCATCAACGGCCTGCGCTACCAGGCGAACCAGCCCACCGCGAAGATCCGCTTCCTCGGCGAGTTCCACCGCCTGGACGTCGGCTTCGCGTTCAAGAAGGGCTCGACGCTCACCCCCGCCTTCCAGGCCGCCGTCAACCAGCTGATCAAGGACGGCACGTACCAGAAGATCCTGGCCAAGTGGGGCACCGCCGACTCGGCGATCACCGAGTCGCAGATCAACCCGCCCGAGCACCCCTGA
- a CDS encoding amino acid ABC transporter permease, whose translation MTALTPEKTLALRQSDDSVERLTIVPHRRPWRLVAGLAALVLVVQFAHGLAVNPGWDWPTFRAFVFSDSILRAVGMTIQLTVYGTVLGFALGAVVAALRLSGSPILRTIAWTYVWAFRSIPLIVQLVFWFNLSYLYKRFGIGIPFGPSFVSFETMDLLGALGAAVLGLALHQAAYAAEIIRGGVLSVDAGQLEAAAALGIPKFRQAWRIVVPQAMRGILPNAANEVVSLFKGTSIVYVMAIGELFYQVQVIYGRTGRVVPLLMVATVWYVLLTTALSLVQYYVERYFARGSERSVPPTPWQRLRAAATEFKEKRA comes from the coding sequence ATGACCGCCCTCACCCCCGAGAAAACCCTCGCCCTCAGACAGTCGGACGACTCCGTGGAGCGGCTGACGATCGTCCCGCACCGCCGCCCCTGGCGGCTGGTGGCCGGCCTGGCCGCCCTGGTGCTGGTCGTCCAGTTCGCCCACGGGCTGGCCGTCAACCCCGGCTGGGACTGGCCGACCTTCCGCGCCTTCGTGTTCTCCGACAGCATCCTGCGCGCGGTCGGGATGACCATCCAACTCACCGTCTACGGAACGGTCCTGGGCTTCGCGCTGGGCGCGGTGGTGGCCGCCCTGCGGCTGTCCGGCAGCCCGATCCTGCGCACCATCGCCTGGACGTACGTGTGGGCGTTCCGGTCGATCCCGCTGATCGTCCAGCTGGTGTTCTGGTTCAACCTGTCCTACCTGTACAAGCGGTTCGGGATCGGCATCCCGTTCGGCCCGAGCTTCGTCTCCTTCGAGACGATGGACCTGCTCGGCGCGCTCGGCGCGGCCGTCCTCGGCCTGGCCCTGCACCAGGCCGCGTACGCCGCCGAGATCATCCGCGGCGGCGTGCTCTCGGTGGACGCCGGGCAGCTCGAGGCGGCCGCCGCGCTCGGCATCCCGAAGTTCCGGCAGGCCTGGCGGATCGTGGTGCCGCAGGCGATGCGCGGCATCCTGCCGAACGCCGCCAACGAGGTGGTCTCGCTCTTCAAGGGCACCTCGATCGTCTACGTGATGGCGATCGGCGAGCTGTTCTACCAGGTCCAGGTGATCTACGGCCGGACCGGCCGGGTGGTGCCGCTGCTGATGGTCGCCACCGTCTGGTACGTGCTGCTGACCACCGCGCTCTCGCTGGTCCAGTACTACGTCGAGCGGTACTTCGCCCGCGGCAGCGAACGCAGCGTGCCGCCCACCCCCTGGCAGCGGCTGCGGGCCGCCGCCACCGAGTTCAAGGAGAAGCGGGCATGA
- a CDS encoding amino acid ABC transporter ATP-binding protein, with protein MVEVRGVHKRFGRLEVLRGIDLDVRPGTVTVVLGPSGSGKSTLLRAVNHLEKLDQGYVRVDGELIGYRRSGDKLRELPEREVLKQRTRLGFVFQNFNLFPHLTVLENLVEAPVGALGVPKAEARARALELLERVGLADKAAEYPRRLSGGQQQRVAIARALALEPKVLLFDEPTSALDPELVGEVLDVIKDLARAGTTMIVVTHEIGFAREVADTVVFMDGGVIVEQGPPSQVLDDPRQERTRAFLAKVL; from the coding sequence ATGGTCGAGGTGCGCGGCGTGCACAAGCGGTTCGGACGGCTGGAGGTGCTGCGCGGCATCGACCTCGACGTCCGCCCCGGCACCGTCACGGTGGTGCTCGGCCCGTCCGGCTCCGGCAAGTCCACCCTGCTGCGGGCGGTCAACCACCTGGAGAAGCTCGACCAGGGCTACGTCCGGGTGGACGGCGAGCTGATCGGCTACCGGCGCAGCGGCGACAAGCTGCGCGAGCTGCCCGAGCGCGAGGTGCTCAAGCAGCGCACCCGGCTCGGCTTCGTCTTCCAGAACTTCAACCTCTTCCCGCACCTGACCGTGCTGGAGAACCTGGTGGAGGCCCCGGTCGGCGCGCTCGGCGTGCCCAAGGCCGAGGCCCGGGCCCGCGCCCTGGAACTGCTGGAGCGGGTCGGCCTGGCCGACAAGGCCGCCGAGTACCCGCGCCGGCTCTCCGGCGGCCAGCAGCAGCGCGTCGCCATCGCCCGGGCGCTCGCCCTGGAGCCCAAGGTGCTGCTGTTCGACGAGCCGACCTCGGCGCTCGACCCCGAGCTGGTCGGCGAGGTGCTCGACGTGATCAAGGACCTGGCCCGGGCCGGCACCACCATGATCGTCGTCACCCACGAGATCGGCTTCGCCCGCGAGGTCGCCGACACGGTGGTCTTCATGGACGGCGGCGTGATCGTCGAGCAGGGCCCGCCCAGCCAGGTGCTGGACGACCCGCGGCAGGAGCGGACCCGCGCCTTCCTCGCCAAGGTCCTCTGA